Proteins from a single region of Nocardioides anomalus:
- a CDS encoding type IV toxin-antitoxin system AbiEi family antitoxin domain-containing protein codes for MKADVSALMRSQRGLVLRRQVLDAGVDEDAVRDLIRRGTWVAVRRGVYATAEHWASLDEHRGRPLARAWAASLNMSMPHVLSHESAALAHGLPILRPRRELVHVTRFGVQGCRTRHGVSHHLAPFRDDQIVEIEGVPTFDLARTAVDIARSHGSDGLAYGVVACDSALRAGATKQQLEAAVAPMRSWPGVTVAREAVDFADGGCGECRREPEPPPGRKPGSG; via the coding sequence ATGAAGGCGGACGTGTCGGCCCTGATGCGGAGCCAGCGCGGGCTGGTGCTGCGCCGGCAGGTGCTGGACGCCGGCGTCGACGAGGACGCCGTTCGCGACCTCATCCGGCGAGGGACGTGGGTCGCCGTCCGCCGGGGCGTGTACGCGACCGCCGAGCACTGGGCGAGCCTCGACGAGCACCGCGGCCGGCCACTCGCCCGGGCGTGGGCGGCGAGCCTCAACATGTCGATGCCGCACGTCCTCAGCCACGAGTCGGCGGCACTCGCGCACGGTCTGCCGATCCTCCGGCCGCGCCGCGAGTTGGTGCACGTCACGCGCTTCGGCGTGCAGGGGTGTCGCACCAGGCACGGTGTCTCGCACCACCTCGCGCCGTTCCGAGACGACCAGATCGTCGAGATCGAGGGCGTGCCCACGTTCGACCTGGCGCGCACGGCGGTCGACATCGCGCGCAGTCACGGCTCGGACGGGCTGGCGTACGGCGTGGTGGCCTGCGACTCGGCGCTGCGGGCCGGCGCGACGAAGCAGCAGCTCGAGGCCGCCGTCGCGCCCATGCGCAGCTGGCCCGGCGTCACCGTGGCCCGTGAGGCGGTCGACTTCGCCGACGGGGGGTGCGGAGAGTGCCGGCGAGAGCCTGAGCCGCCTCCTGGTCGCAAGCCTGGGTCTGGGTGA